Proteins encoded together in one Oceanobacillus iheyensis HTE831 window:
- a CDS encoding YwpF-like family protein, translated as MKTFKLRKLEILEHDKQMDPYEINLLDGLIINREDEHDQWLVEAYIDKTYEDYFINKQNEEIMIQATITKDTNEPATFITNIESINEIGNHINVLLLGKIIDKRKSIVEELLTTLVKEGYEGNELIHKFKNSF; from the coding sequence GTGAAGACGTTTAAATTACGTAAGTTGGAAATACTTGAACACGATAAACAAATGGATCCGTATGAAATCAATTTATTAGATGGTTTAATAATTAATAGAGAAGATGAACATGATCAATGGTTAGTAGAAGCATATATTGATAAAACTTATGAGGATTATTTCATAAATAAACAAAATGAAGAAATAATGATACAAGCTACTATTACGAAGGATACCAATGAACCGGCAACTTTTATTACCAATATAGAATCAATTAATGAAATTGGTAATCACATTAATGTATTATTGTTAGGAAAAATTATTGATAAAAGAAAAAGTATAGTGGAGGAGTTATTAACAACATTAGTTAAAGAAGGTTATGAGGGCAATGAGCTTATCCATAAATTCAAAAATAGTTTCTAA
- a CDS encoding TrkH family potassium uptake protein: MSKNKYQRNVLNQLSPVQLLLLFYGIAVVFSTVLLSLPVAHKPDVNIPFIDIMFTAVSAISVTGLSTITIVDSFSTIGIVFLAIIMQLGAVGIMAIGTLIWLILGKRIGFKERSMIMTDQNQTHFDGMVRLIKGIIYVLLIIELIGFLILGTYYLQYFPTAREAYIQGFFGTISAISNGGFDITGQSLVLFKDDYFVQFIQILLIIFGAIGFPVLIELKEYLFRKRTERNLFHFSLFTKVTTVTFFVLIVIGALGIYLLDMNAFFKGLTWHESLFYALFQSVTTRSGGLSTMDVSLLTETNQLFMSGLMFIGASPSSAGGGIRTTTFALAIIFVFTYIRGGNSVRIFNREVYNDDLIKAVSITLFAITLVIFSTLVLTALEPLFTLEEILFEVTSAFGTVGLSLGITSELSNISKILIMLLMFIGRIGIVTFLLIFKRKKKKAKYHYPKERIIIG; this comes from the coding sequence ATGTCAAAGAATAAATATCAACGTAATGTACTGAATCAATTATCGCCAGTACAATTATTATTACTGTTTTATGGGATCGCAGTCGTTTTTTCTACGGTACTTTTATCCCTGCCAGTTGCTCATAAACCGGATGTGAATATACCGTTTATCGATATCATGTTTACGGCGGTTAGTGCAATTAGTGTGACAGGGTTAAGTACAATAACCATAGTAGATAGCTTTAGTACTATCGGAATTGTTTTTTTGGCAATTATCATGCAGCTCGGTGCGGTAGGAATCATGGCAATCGGAACATTGATATGGTTAATTTTAGGGAAAAGAATCGGTTTCAAAGAACGCAGTATGATAATGACAGACCAAAACCAAACTCATTTTGATGGTATGGTCAGGCTAATTAAAGGAATCATTTATGTGTTATTGATTATTGAATTAATCGGTTTTTTAATACTAGGAACATATTATTTGCAATATTTTCCTACTGCTAGAGAAGCATACATACAAGGCTTTTTTGGTACGATTAGTGCTATTTCTAACGGAGGTTTTGATATAACTGGACAATCGTTGGTTCTTTTTAAAGACGATTATTTTGTTCAATTTATCCAAATCTTATTAATAATATTTGGAGCAATTGGTTTCCCAGTACTAATTGAATTAAAAGAGTATTTATTCCGTAAGAGAACGGAGAGAAATTTATTTCACTTTAGTTTATTTACAAAGGTTACTACAGTTACTTTTTTTGTACTAATTGTAATCGGTGCTCTAGGAATTTATCTTTTAGATATGAACGCATTTTTTAAGGGATTAACGTGGCATGAGAGTTTATTTTATGCTTTATTCCAATCCGTGACAACTAGAAGTGGTGGATTATCCACAATGGATGTTAGCTTACTTACAGAAACAAATCAATTGTTTATGTCTGGGTTAATGTTTATTGGAGCCTCACCGAGCAGTGCCGGAGGTGGGATACGTACGACGACTTTTGCATTAGCTATTATCTTCGTCTTTACATATATTAGAGGGGGGAATAGTGTACGCATTTTTAATCGAGAAGTATACAACGACGATCTAATAAAAGCAGTTTCTATCACTTTATTTGCGATTACATTGGTTATTTTTTCAACATTGGTTTTGACTGCGTTAGAGCCATTATTTACATTAGAAGAAATTTTGTTTGAGGTAACATCTGCTTTTGGAACAGTTGGGTTATCGTTGGGTATCACAAGTGAATTATCAAATATAAGTAAAATATTAATCATGTTATTAATGTTTATAGGACGGATTGGAATTGTTACATTTTTACTTATATTTAAGCGGAAAAAGAAGAAAGCGAAGTATCATTATCCGAAAGAAAGAATTATTATTGGCTAA
- a CDS encoding YjcZ family sporulation protein — protein sequence MGYGYGGYGCGGYGGGYGNGFALIVVLFILLVIVGAAFYC from the coding sequence ATGGGCTATGGATACGGCGGATACGGCTGCGGCGGTTATGGCGGCGGCTACGGTAATGGTTTTGCATTGATTGTAGTGCTTTTTATCTTGTTGGTAATTGTAGGCGCTGCATTTTACTGCTAA
- the lepB gene encoding signal peptidase I: MTNKKDRNEWVSGIKAIVLAIIIALFLRTFIFATSIVEGESMAPTLENGERVIFNKVVYMLDEPDRGDIVIIRQPPKNYVKRIIGLPGEEIEIKDHQLYINGDAYTQSFLSKDALYSTSNFGPIIIPEENYFVMGDNRLISKDSRNGLGYIPKEDIIGKSELIIYPFNELGLTH; the protein is encoded by the coding sequence GTGACTAACAAAAAAGATAGGAATGAATGGGTCAGTGGCATTAAAGCAATTGTATTAGCTATCATTATCGCCCTTTTTTTGCGAACATTTATATTTGCAACTTCTATTGTAGAAGGTGAAAGCATGGCCCCTACACTTGAAAACGGTGAAAGAGTTATTTTTAATAAAGTAGTTTATATGCTTGATGAGCCTGACCGTGGAGATATTGTAATTATTCGTCAACCTCCTAAAAATTATGTAAAACGTATCATTGGCTTACCCGGTGAAGAGATAGAAATAAAAGATCATCAATTGTATATTAATGGTGATGCTTATACTCAATCCTTCCTATCCAAAGATGCCTTATATTCTACAAGCAACTTCGGGCCAATCATTATCCCTGAAGAAAATTATTTTGTTATGGGAGATAATCGACTTATTAGTAAGGATAGTCGAAACGGGCTTGGATATATACCGAAAGAAGATATTATCGGTAAATCAGAATTAATAATTTATCCTTTTAACGAGCTAGGACTAACTCATTAA
- a CDS encoding aminotransferase A: MEHLLNQQVQNIEISGIRKFFNLVSNEKDIVSLTIGQPDFYTPHAIKQASINAVNNNHTTYTANAGVIELRKAIANYYESRYQIPYHPESEIIVTAGASEAIDITLRTILEPGDEVILPAPIYPGYEPLITLARAKPIHMDTTKTNFKITKSQLEETITEKTKCIIIPSPSNPTGAAYTKKELDEIVSVLKDKKLFILSDEIYSEIIFDQPHVSIASYPEMRDQTIVINGLSKSHSMTGFRIGYALAPHWLSKHMLKVHQYNVSCASSISQYAALEAFNSNDDHLQLIKDTYKSRRDLVYNRLTSMGIDVQLPEGAFYMFPRFPMRNENSFEFGLTLVKQAKVALVPGNSFSQYGEGFMRLSYAYHEDVLNKGLDRIEKFLNQ; encoded by the coding sequence ATGGAACATTTATTAAATCAGCAAGTACAAAACATTGAAATATCAGGAATTCGAAAGTTTTTTAATCTCGTTTCTAACGAAAAAGATATTGTTTCGTTAACCATTGGTCAACCTGACTTTTATACTCCACATGCAATAAAACAAGCTTCCATAAATGCGGTTAATAATAATCATACAACTTACACCGCAAATGCTGGTGTAATAGAGTTACGTAAAGCTATTGCTAACTACTATGAATCTCGATATCAGATTCCATATCATCCAGAATCAGAAATTATCGTAACTGCAGGAGCTTCAGAGGCTATTGATATTACCCTCCGTACAATTTTAGAGCCTGGTGATGAAGTGATCTTACCAGCACCAATTTACCCTGGGTATGAACCATTAATTACACTAGCACGTGCCAAACCTATACATATGGACACAACAAAGACCAATTTCAAAATAACTAAGTCTCAACTAGAAGAGACCATTACAGAGAAGACAAAATGTATAATTATCCCTTCTCCTTCCAACCCAACTGGTGCAGCTTATACGAAGAAGGAGCTTGATGAAATTGTTTCTGTATTAAAAGATAAAAAACTATTTATACTGTCTGATGAAATTTATAGTGAAATTATCTTTGATCAACCTCATGTATCTATAGCATCGTATCCTGAGATGAGAGATCAAACAATTGTAATTAATGGTTTGTCAAAGTCTCATTCCATGACCGGCTTTCGTATTGGATATGCGCTAGCCCCTCATTGGTTGTCTAAACATATGTTAAAAGTTCATCAATACAATGTTTCTTGTGCTTCTTCTATAAGTCAATATGCTGCACTAGAAGCTTTTAATTCTAACGATGATCATTTGCAACTGATAAAAGATACGTATAAAAGTAGAAGAGATTTAGTTTACAACCGCCTTACATCAATGGGAATCGATGTTCAACTACCAGAAGGAGCGTTTTACATGTTTCCTCGTTTTCCAATGAGAAACGAAAACTCATTTGAATTCGGATTGACATTAGTAAAACAAGCAAAAGTAGCACTTGTACCTGGTAATAGTTTTTCACAATATGGAGAAGGATTTATGAGGTTATCTTACGCCTACCATGAAGATGTATTAAATAAAGGACTAGATCGAATAGAAAAGTTTCTAAACCAGTAA
- a CDS encoding FbpB family small basic protein: MRPKALDFEQLVSQNKQELLNDEESITQIELRLENKQEAIVLAERQKNQQKIIAGDRF; the protein is encoded by the coding sequence ATGCGACCTAAAGCATTAGATTTTGAACAACTAGTTAGTCAAAATAAACAAGAACTATTGAACGATGAAGAAAGTATAACACAAATCGAGCTTCGATTAGAAAATAAACAAGAAGCAATTGTTCTTGCAGAAAGACAAAAGAATCAACAGAAAATAATTGCAGGGGACCGTTTTTAG
- a CDS encoding DMT family transporter has product MNRYILLIVIGAGLWGTISWYVKHLSEFGFTPMEIVILRAWSTAIILVPFLIITNRNQLKLKAWTDIKYFIGTGIFSIIFFNFCMFTAIELTTIPVATSLLYTGPAFVTILSWMLFKEQLTKIKIIALFSTLIGTCLVAGIAGSSLQNLHITGVLFGLGSGFGYALYSIFSKYALQKYSSLTVTTFTFIVAAVALIPFFPYQEKITLLMNPAPLLLAIGLGFLPTALAYIFYTYGLQFVEASKASILSTIEPVVATFIGIMVFTEPLSVVQFAGMLAIIGAVLLMQFSNKQQIKKQET; this is encoded by the coding sequence TTGAATCGTTATATTTTGCTCATTGTTATTGGGGCAGGGCTTTGGGGTACGATTAGCTGGTATGTAAAGCATTTAAGTGAATTTGGGTTTACCCCGATGGAAATTGTAATATTACGCGCATGGTCTACTGCAATTATTTTAGTACCTTTCTTAATAATAACTAATAGAAATCAATTAAAATTAAAAGCGTGGACTGATATCAAATATTTTATAGGAACCGGTATTTTCAGTATCATTTTCTTCAATTTTTGTATGTTCACTGCTATTGAATTAACAACTATACCAGTCGCTACTTCTTTGCTTTATACAGGACCAGCATTCGTTACTATACTGTCATGGATGTTGTTTAAAGAACAACTGACCAAAATTAAAATTATTGCCTTATTTAGCACACTAATTGGAACATGTCTAGTTGCTGGTATTGCTGGATCCAGCTTGCAAAATCTACATATAACTGGAGTTTTATTTGGACTAGGTTCAGGTTTTGGATACGCACTCTATAGTATTTTTAGTAAATATGCGCTGCAAAAGTATTCCAGTTTAACCGTTACAACATTTACCTTTATTGTGGCAGCTGTAGCATTGATTCCATTTTTCCCATATCAAGAAAAAATAACCTTGCTTATGAATCCCGCTCCTCTCCTTCTTGCTATAGGACTTGGGTTTTTGCCTACAGCGTTAGCCTATATCTTTTATACATATGGCTTACAATTTGTAGAAGCTTCAAAAGCGTCAATACTGTCAACTATAGAACCGGTAGTAGCTACTTTTATCGGTATTATGGTGTTTACCGAGCCACTCTCGGTTGTACAATTTGCAGGTATGCTTGCAATTATCGGAGCAGTTCTACTCATGCAATTCTCTAATAAACAACAAATAAAAAAACAGGAAACCTAA
- a CDS encoding YkyB family protein, protein MSDDVTVHKLAQALFSINKHAKTAPEPKHLYQIKKKAIHQLLKEKKARKIGLHFSDHPKLSSQHSTLLVKVDHYFFHIPPTKEDFKTLEHLGSLDETYRNPHTKMPLSQAKKLVYQYIGWKQEKKNPSQTRRYQSNYYTPSSLGKMEWPPTKSKRF, encoded by the coding sequence ATGTCCGATGATGTAACCGTGCATAAACTTGCACAAGCATTATTTTCTATAAATAAACACGCTAAAACTGCTCCGGAGCCAAAGCACTTATACCAAATTAAAAAGAAAGCTATCCATCAATTATTAAAAGAAAAAAAAGCTAGAAAAATTGGATTACATTTTAGTGATCATCCAAAGCTGAGTAGCCAACATTCTACATTACTTGTAAAAGTAGACCACTACTTTTTTCATATCCCTCCGACAAAGGAAGATTTTAAAACTTTGGAGCATTTGGGTTCATTAGATGAAACATATCGAAATCCACATACAAAGATGCCACTTTCTCAAGCAAAAAAATTAGTTTATCAATACATTGGTTGGAAACAGGAAAAAAAGAATCCTTCGCAAACAAGAAGATACCAATCGAATTATTATACCCCTTCTTCTCTAGGGAAAATGGAATGGCCACCTACTAAATCAAAGCGTTTTTAA
- a CDS encoding SCO family protein, with the protein MRNLILLLLLSMVLVGCGEDYNIESTMSEQVADFEFTNQDNEAVSLSDLEGEWWVANFIFTNCTTVCMPMTYNMSQLQGMIESEDLDVQLISFSVDPENDSPEVLKEYAQNYDASFENWSLLTGYDFETIRELSIKSFKNFVQAPPEGTDQVTHGTSFFLVSPEGEVIKNYNGIEEQNMEAIAEDLNKVQ; encoded by the coding sequence ATGAGAAATTTAATATTATTACTTTTATTAAGCATGGTTCTGGTAGGTTGCGGGGAAGATTATAATATTGAATCTACGATGTCAGAGCAAGTAGCTGATTTTGAATTTACAAATCAAGACAATGAAGCTGTTTCATTAAGCGACCTTGAAGGCGAATGGTGGGTTGCCAACTTTATCTTCACTAATTGTACGACTGTCTGTATGCCAATGACATATAATATGTCACAGCTACAAGGAATGATTGAATCTGAAGATTTAGATGTTCAATTAATTTCGTTCAGTGTAGATCCTGAAAACGATTCCCCAGAAGTTTTAAAAGAATATGCACAAAATTATGATGCTAGCTTTGAGAACTGGTCTTTATTAACTGGATATGATTTTGAAACAATTCGAGAACTATCGATAAAATCATTTAAAAACTTTGTTCAAGCTCCTCCCGAAGGCACAGATCAAGTGACACACGGCACCTCATTTTTTCTAGTTAGTCCTGAAGGTGAAGTAATTAAAAATTACAATGGAATAGAAGAACAAAATATGGAAGCAATTGCAGAAGATTTAAATAAGGTACAATAA
- a CDS encoding metallophosphoesterase produces the protein MNRRTFLKRSFGSLITLIGLSGGTYFYAKDIEPNLLKVTEEPIHFPNIPAAFHNFRIIQFSDTHIGFHYDLDQFKELAIKINQLQPDLILFSGDLVDKPNQFYWDDRIVEILRSMNAEYGKYWIYGNHDHGGYGTEIVKDIMEAGEFSLLQNESVPISKDGSYFTLAGIDDVMLGKPDLNKALQNQQENDFTILLSHEPDFADITKNYPVQVQLSGHSHGGQVRFPFIGDLYTPPYAEKYVQGKYDLHPNFNLYVNSGIGTTRLPYRFLCKPELHMYELKSE, from the coding sequence ATGAACCGAAGAACTTTTTTGAAACGCTCTTTCGGGAGTTTAATAACGTTGATTGGACTTAGTGGCGGGACGTACTTTTATGCAAAAGATATAGAACCAAATCTGTTGAAAGTCACAGAAGAACCCATCCACTTCCCCAATATTCCAGCTGCCTTTCATAACTTTAGAATCATTCAATTTTCTGATACACATATCGGTTTCCATTATGATTTAGATCAGTTTAAAGAGCTTGCGATAAAAATAAATCAGCTTCAGCCAGATTTAATACTTTTTAGTGGTGATCTAGTTGATAAACCAAATCAATTTTATTGGGACGATCGAATCGTCGAAATTCTTCGATCAATGAATGCAGAATATGGAAAGTATTGGATATACGGTAATCACGACCATGGGGGTTACGGCACGGAGATTGTAAAAGATATCATGGAAGCTGGAGAATTTTCCTTACTACAAAATGAATCTGTCCCAATAAGTAAAGATGGTAGTTATTTTACGTTGGCAGGTATTGATGATGTTATGTTAGGTAAACCTGATTTAAATAAAGCTTTGCAGAATCAACAAGAAAATGATTTTACTATTCTATTGTCTCATGAACCAGATTTTGCGGATATCACAAAAAATTATCCTGTTCAGGTTCAACTATCGGGACATAGTCATGGTGGTCAAGTTCGTTTTCCTTTTATTGGGGATCTTTATACTCCCCCATATGCAGAAAAATATGTCCAGGGTAAATATGATCTTCATCCCAATTTCAACCTTTACGTTAACAGTGGTATCGGTACTACTAGGCTCCCATATCGGTTCTTATGTAAGCCAGAACTTCATATGTATGAATTAAAGTCAGAATAA
- a CDS encoding cation diffusion facilitator family transporter codes for MEHNHDHSHHHHTTNKKVLFWSFLIIFSFMIMEAVGGILTNSLALLSDAGHMLSDAAALGLTLLAFNIGEKSITANKTFGYKRFEIIAAFINGVTLILISIFIFIEALRRFVEPPEVSGAMMIIAFIGFCVNILVAWLLMKGNAEENLNLKSALLHVMGDLLGSIGALVAGALILLFNWNIADPIASIIVAILIIISGIRITKDSLHILMEGKPTNVNIDEMKRSLLSLSGVQDVHDLHVWSITSEFPSMSCHIQVTEQTNRDQLLEEATKILQDSFSISHCTIQMEGRNISSCESCDHS; via the coding sequence TTGGAACACAATCATGATCATTCCCATCATCACCATACAACAAATAAGAAAGTACTATTTTGGAGCTTTCTTATTATATTCTCATTTATGATTATGGAAGCTGTTGGGGGTATACTCACAAATAGTTTAGCATTACTATCGGATGCAGGGCATATGTTAAGTGATGCAGCTGCTTTAGGGTTAACACTCCTTGCATTTAATATCGGAGAAAAAAGCATTACCGCTAATAAAACGTTTGGTTATAAGCGGTTTGAAATTATAGCTGCGTTTATTAATGGTGTAACGCTTATTTTAATTTCGATCTTTATTTTTATCGAAGCCCTTCGACGATTTGTTGAACCACCTGAAGTTAGTGGAGCTATGATGATTATAGCTTTTATCGGTTTCTGTGTTAATATACTCGTTGCTTGGCTATTAATGAAAGGGAACGCAGAAGAAAATTTAAATTTAAAAAGTGCCCTACTCCATGTAATGGGTGATCTATTAGGATCTATCGGAGCTTTGGTTGCAGGAGCTTTGATTTTACTATTTAATTGGAATATTGCGGACCCAATAGCGAGTATTATCGTAGCAATATTAATTATTATTTCTGGCATTCGTATTACTAAAGATTCGTTGCATATTTTAATGGAAGGTAAGCCAACGAATGTTAATATTGATGAAATGAAAAGAAGTTTACTGTCATTATCAGGAGTACAAGACGTACACGATCTTCATGTATGGTCTATTACTTCCGAATTTCCATCCATGAGTTGTCATATACAAGTAACAGAACAAACAAATAGAGATCAATTATTAGAAGAAGCAACAAAAATACTTCAAGATTCATTCTCTATATCTCATTGCACAATTCAAATGGAAGGAAGGAACATCTCTTCTTGTGAATCATGTGATCACTCCTAA
- a CDS encoding ArsR/SmtB family transcription factor, with protein MTINYLEENSIEHISQIFKALSDPTRIRILHLLFQKESSVNEIVQHLDLTQSAISHQLKYLRQLQLVKKRREKNMYFYSPDDEHVIKLLEQAIEHMEHTTKEV; from the coding sequence TTGACGATTAACTATTTAGAAGAAAACTCCATAGAACATATTTCGCAGATATTTAAAGCTTTATCCGACCCTACACGTATTCGAATTTTACATTTACTTTTCCAAAAAGAAAGTTCCGTAAATGAAATTGTACAGCATTTGGATCTTACTCAGTCAGCGATTTCTCATCAATTAAAATATCTAAGACAATTGCAGCTAGTTAAAAAAAGAAGAGAAAAAAACATGTACTTTTATTCTCCTGATGATGAGCATGTAATTAAATTGTTAGAACAAGCTATTGAACATATGGAGCATACAACGAAGGAGGTATAA
- the cbpB gene encoding cyclic-di-AMP-binding protein CbpB, translating into MSTIQETQLSDLLIRDYFVPSEKVAHVQLNNPLEHALLVLVKSGYAAVPVLDSSYKFVGIIGKTVILNETLGLEKFEMERLAEIKVEEVMNTDVPTLTRDHTILDGLNAVINHAFICIVDNEGYFDGILTRRAILKQVKKNIYINAYKK; encoded by the coding sequence TTGAGTACAATTCAGGAAACCCAGTTATCTGACTTGTTAATTAGAGATTATTTTGTTCCGTCAGAAAAAGTTGCCCATGTACAGTTAAATAATCCATTAGAACATGCTTTGTTAGTATTAGTAAAATCAGGCTATGCAGCGGTACCTGTACTTGATTCCTCCTATAAATTTGTTGGAATCATAGGGAAAACAGTCATTTTGAATGAAACATTAGGTTTAGAGAAATTTGAAATGGAAAGACTTGCTGAAATAAAGGTTGAAGAAGTAATGAACACAGACGTACCTACGTTGACAAGAGATCATACAATACTTGATGGGTTAAATGCAGTGATTAATCATGCCTTTATATGTATTGTAGATAATGAAGGTTATTTTGATGGAATACTAACTAGAAGGGCAATTTTGAAACAAGTAAAGAAAAACATATATATAAATGCGTACAAAAAATAA
- the dapD gene encoding 2,3,4,5-tetrahydropyridine-2,6-dicarboxylate N-acetyltransferase, producing the protein MMDANEIIQFISDSKKSTPVKVYVKGELDKLSASNTIKTFVDSKSGTIFGEWKDIQAYLEENKSLIEDYIIENDRRNSAIPMLDLKNINARIEPGAIIRDQVEIGDGAVIMMGASINIGSVIGEGTMIDMNAVLGGRATVGKNCHIGAGSVLAGVIEPPSAKPVIVEDDVVIGANVVILEGITVGKGSIVAAGSIVTKDVAPNTLVGGTPAKVLKEIDEQTKSKTEIKQELRKLDN; encoded by the coding sequence ATGATGGATGCTAATGAAATTATACAATTTATATCAGATAGTAAAAAAAGTACACCTGTAAAGGTATATGTAAAGGGCGAATTAGACAAGCTTTCAGCTTCTAATACAATAAAAACCTTTGTTGATTCTAAAAGTGGAACGATATTTGGTGAGTGGAAGGACATTCAAGCTTACTTAGAAGAAAATAAATCTTTAATTGAAGACTATATTATTGAAAATGATCGCAGAAATTCGGCTATTCCCATGCTTGATTTGAAAAATATTAATGCTCGTATTGAACCTGGTGCAATCATTCGTGACCAAGTTGAAATTGGTGATGGTGCTGTTATTATGATGGGAGCTTCGATTAATATTGGATCAGTTATTGGCGAAGGAACTATGATAGATATGAATGCAGTATTAGGCGGTAGAGCAACTGTAGGTAAGAATTGTCATATTGGAGCAGGTTCTGTTCTTGCAGGGGTAATTGAGCCACCTTCTGCTAAACCAGTAATTGTAGAAGATGATGTTGTGATTGGAGCTAACGTAGTAATTCTAGAAGGAATTACTGTTGGAAAAGGATCTATTGTTGCAGCTGGTTCAATTGTGACAAAAGATGTTGCTCCTAATACGCTTGTTGGTGGAACACCAGCAAAAGTATTAAAGGAAATTGATGAACAGACAAAATCTAAAACTGAAATTAAACAAGAGCTTCGTAAATTAGATAATTAA
- a CDS encoding N-acetyldiaminopimelate deacetylase, producing the protein MMLQLEQIRRDLHQIPELGFQEFKTQAYLLERINEIATENVEIKKWSTGILVYVHGKSPARKIGFRADIDGLPILEQTNLPYASLHEGRMHACGHDLHMTIALGALEKLIQDPINDDVIFVFQPAEEGPGGAKPMLESEEFQQWKPDMMFALHIAPELPVGTVSSKAGLLFANTSELFIDFEGVGGHAAYPHLTKDMTVAASNFVVQLQQIVSRGLNPLDGSVITIGKMESGYVQNAIAETARLEGTIRSTDADAIDMIKSKLNRLMKGFEISYDCTIKVDYGANYYQVVNDATYVQQFENVINQTQTITYQQADAAMTGEDFGDMLKEIPGFMFWLGVDSSYGLHNARLNPKEEAIDVGVNAVISMITSF; encoded by the coding sequence ATGATGTTACAATTAGAACAAATTCGAAGAGATTTACATCAAATACCAGAATTAGGCTTTCAGGAATTTAAAACGCAAGCGTATCTATTAGAACGAATTAATGAAATTGCAACAGAAAATGTTGAAATAAAAAAATGGAGTACCGGAATACTTGTATATGTTCACGGTAAATCCCCAGCTAGAAAAATTGGTTTTCGTGCAGATATAGATGGATTGCCAATTTTAGAGCAAACGAATCTACCTTATGCATCCTTGCATGAAGGAAGAATGCATGCTTGTGGGCATGATTTACACATGACGATTGCTCTAGGGGCACTGGAAAAACTTATTCAAGATCCAATTAATGATGATGTTATCTTTGTATTCCAACCTGCAGAGGAAGGACCCGGTGGAGCAAAGCCAATGTTAGAATCAGAGGAGTTTCAACAATGGAAACCAGATATGATGTTTGCATTGCATATTGCTCCTGAGCTACCAGTAGGAACTGTTTCTTCTAAAGCTGGTTTATTATTCGCGAATACAAGCGAATTATTTATCGACTTTGAAGGGGTAGGTGGACATGCAGCTTACCCACATTTGACAAAAGATATGACAGTTGCTGCCAGTAATTTTGTAGTTCAATTACAACAAATCGTATCCAGGGGACTAAATCCACTTGATGGGTCAGTGATTACAATTGGAAAAATGGAAAGTGGATATGTTCAAAATGCTATTGCAGAAACAGCTCGCTTAGAAGGAACGATCAGATCTACGGATGCAGATGCAATAGATATGATTAAGAGTAAACTAAATCGGTTAATGAAAGGCTTTGAAATTAGCTATGATTGTACTATAAAAGTAGATTATGGTGCTAATTATTACCAAGTAGTAAATGATGCTACTTATGTGCAGCAATTTGAAAATGTAATAAATCAAACACAAACCATAACTTATCAACAAGCTGATGCCGCAATGACAGGGGAAGACTTTGGTGATATGTTAAAAGAAATTCCTGGATTTATGTTTTGGTTAGGCGTGGATTCTTCTTATGGATTGCATAATGCACGATTAAACCCTAAGGAAGAAGCAATCGATGTTGGAGTAAATGCTGTAATTTCAATGATTACGTCATTTTGA